GTGGAGTCCGCCCCGGTGGGGTTGTCGTGGGCGGTGAACGCCAGCCGGGTGCGGATGGCGTAGCCGGGGTGGTCGAGGGCGAGCACCGGGGAGCGGGTGGTGGTGGAGAACCGGACCTCGGTGTCGGGGAGCTGCTGCTGGAGGGCGTCGGCCAGCCGGAGCGGGGCGTACATGAGCTCCTCGAAGCCGAGCACCAGCACCCGCCCGGGGCGGGGGCCGACGGCCGCGGCGAGGGCGGCGCCCAGGGCGGGGAGGGCCTGGTCGAGCCGGCGGCGGTGGGCGGGGGTGAAGCCGTGCCGGCCGCCGTCGGGCAGTTCGGCGGGCCAGGGCAGGTGAGCGCGCGTCAGTTCGCCCTGCGGTCCGGCGGGGCCGGGCTCCTCGGGGGCGGCGTCGATCAGCTCCCGGGCCAGCTCCAGGACGCCTTCGGGCAGTTCGACGCCGCCGCTGGCGGTGGCCACCAGGTCGAGGCGGGCGCCGAGTTCGGCGGCGGCGGCGTGCAGCCGCTCCCGGTCGGCGGGGGTGCGCAGGTCGACCAGGGCGACCACCACGTACCGCTCGCGGGGGTGCGCGGCGTGCAGGGTCCGGATGGTGTTGAGGACGGTGCGGCCGGTGGAGAACTCGTCGTCGACCAGGACCAGCGGGCCGTCGCCGGCCAGCAGCTCGGCGTCCTCCGGGAGCAGCAGGTGGCTGGTGGCGTGCGAGTGCTCCTCCTCGAAGCCGCCGATCGGGGCGACGCCGGGGACGGGCCGCCGGGTGGAGTGCAGGTAGGGCGCGTCGAGGCCGTCGGCGACGCTGTGCCCGAGCGCGGTCGCGGTCTCCGCGTAGCCGAGCACCACGGCGCGGGCGGCGTCCGCCGGGCCGAGCAGCTCGGCGACCCGGCGGCCCAGGTCGAGGCCGGCGCCGTGGACGACGGCGGGCCGCTGCGGGACGTGCTTGCCCAGCACCCGGGAGACCAGCAGGTGGGCGCGCTTGGGGTTGCGGCGCAGTGCGAGCCCGATCAGCGAGCTGAGCTCGGGACCGCCGGTGAGGCGCAGGCCGAGCCGGTCGGTGACCCACTGGCCGGTCCACGTGTCGACGGTCATCGGAGCTCCTGTCACTGTGACGGGTGGTGCTGGTGGTGCGCGGCGGGGCGCACGGGCGTGCGGTCCGGGTTCGAGACTACGGGGCGCGGCGGGGCACGCGGATCGGCCGACCGGCCAGTGGACCCGCGCCGATCAGCCAGAACACCGGAGCCGTCCGGCCGACGGCGCCGTCAATCGTTCGGCTGACGCACCGTCAGCCGACGCAGGCGGAGAGCAGTTCGGCGAACGACACCTCGGCCTTGGCGACGCCGAACACCTCGGCGCGCAGCAGCACCCGCTCGGCCCAGGCCCGGTGCGGCTTGGCCTCGTTCATCTTGTTGGTGTACGCGGAGCGGCTGACCCCGCCGCCGCCCCGGTGCTGGTGCAGGATGTCGCGGGCGTCGCACAGTTCCTCGTGGGTGACCACGGACAGCGCGTGCACGGCCGCGACGTGGCTGGGGTGGATGCAGGTCTTGCCGAGCAGCCCGTTGGCCCGGTCGAGCTCGATCTCCCGGATCAGCCCGTCCAGGTCGTGCTCGATCAGCCGCTGCCGGACCCGGTCGGCGGGCGGGGTGGCCTCGGTGAACGGGGTGCGGCGCAGCTGCGGCTTGAACATCCGCTCCTGCAGCGGGAAGTACTCCCAGACCGGCCCGGTGATGGTGTGCCCGCTGCCGTCGGCCCGGCCGAGCACGTTGACCACGTCGCCGATCACGCCGGCCACCAGCGCGACGTCGTAGGCGGTCAGGTCGGGCGAGCGGCGCAGCCCGTACGCGGAGCACAGGTCGGTGACGCCCAGGCGGACGGCGAGCACCCGCTCGCGGTGCTTGTCGAGCAGCCGGGCGATGCCGTACAGCTGCTCGCGGCGGCTCTCCAGGTGGGCGAGTTCCGGCGACTCCAGCACCGGCATGACGAACAGCCGCTGCCCGCTGCGCTCCTCGGCGCCGGTGAGCGCCTCCAGGAACGGCAGGCCGCTGTCCTCGGTGAACTTGGGCACCACGAAGCCGCTGAGCAGCCGCAGCGCGCCGCCCAGCCGCGCGGTCAGGTCGGTGATCTGCTCGGCGGTGCGGACCCGGACGAACAGCAGCGGCAGCTCCGCGTCGGCGTCCTGCTCGGCCAGTTCGGTGAGCTGGGCGACCAGGTTCTGCTCGGCGCCGTCCACCTCGTGGTCGGCGATCGCGTCCTCCAGGCACAGCACCATGGAGACCACG
The DNA window shown above is from Streptomyces sp. TLI_171 and carries:
- a CDS encoding HpcH/HpaI aldolase/citrate lyase family protein, yielding MRHFGHLADDVRSRLFLEQPAAFDRDAEAAVLATALGATLYSPATRTTLARDVRRQAARGVVSMVLCLEDAIADHEVDGAEQNLVAQLTELAEQDADAELPLLFVRVRTAEQITDLTARLGGALRLLSGFVVPKFTEDSGLPFLEALTGAEERSGQRLFVMPVLESPELAHLESRREQLYGIARLLDKHRERVLAVRLGVTDLCSAYGLRRSPDLTAYDVALVAGVIGDVVNVLGRADGSGHTITGPVWEYFPLQERMFKPQLRRTPFTEATPPADRVRQRLIEHDLDGLIREIELDRANGLLGKTCIHPSHVAAVHALSVVTHEELCDARDILHQHRGGGGVSRSAYTNKMNEAKPHRAWAERVLLRAEVFGVAKAEVSFAELLSACVG